The Lentisphaera araneosa HTCC2155 DNA window TAGGTAACGCTTGCGTATTTCCATCCGTCGATAGCCACGCTTTTGCTTTTTCGCTTTCTCCCGAAGAGCTTTTTTTGATCCTGCTACCTTCCCCTTTTGAGCCATTCTACATCTCCTCGTCAGAAAACTGCTTAATGAACTCCAATCCACCCATAAAGGGAATCGCACCATAACGTCCGATCAAATAATCTTTCTCAAAACTGGCATCCTTACGAACTTTGACTTCGGCTAAACTATAGAGTTCAGTGGCAGAAATATTATTCTTTTCCGTGAAGTATATCTGATCACGGCGAAACTGTCGTGACGCGAGTAAGTTGGTATCATGCGTAGCGAAAATAAGCTGAGCCCCTTTGTTATTGATCTGAGGATCATGAAACATACGTATGATATTCAAGGTTAGCTTGGGGTGTAAGCGTGCATCCAATTCATCAATGACTAAAACCTTGCCATTGGTCAAGGTATCGTGTAATGGTCCCATGAGATGAAAGTACTTTTGTGTACCCGCTGACTCGCCTCCGCTGAGTGGGATTTTTACGCTGCCGCATTTTTTACCTTTATCATCGTAGCGACTGCGTTCAAAGAAAAGAACTTTTGTTTCGAGTAAATGCTGTTTGATTTTTTCAGGAAGGTCATGCGGCAAACGCTCTTCAGTTAACTCTTCATCTACAATAGTTTCAATACCCAAACCAATTTGGTTCAAAGAATCTAAAACAAGCTTACGATTAGAGTCATTTTCAATAAAGCTCGATGTATAGCCGCTGTAATTATCATCGTTGATACCTGAGATAACATTAAAGTTTCTAAAAAAAGTCAAAACCTCTTTTGAGACGGCACCATTGAACTGAGCACAAACAGATAAGAATAACGCATTGTCACGGGTTTTATCCTCTAGGTCTTTGCCTTCTTTGAAAGATTTGGAAACTTCAATAATTTCATTATCCCGTACGAATAATTCACGCTCTTTGCGTTTTTTCTCGGGTAAGACATAAAGCCATTCACCAACTATACTTTCTCTGTTTAATTCAAATCCATAACGGTATTTTGAAGTTCCAATTAGAAATTCGACCTCAAAAAATGAGGGGTCTTCGCCTTTCTCATCACCGAGTAAAAAAGGGACTAGATCTTTGACTTTATCGCCTTCTTGATTCCGGATAGAATCACGAACATAATTTTTGCAAAAGGACATGGCTTCAATAACATTTGATTTGCCTGAGCCATTCGCGCCATAAATCACTGTTGACCTAAGAAGCTTGTTCTGTCCCGAAACAATTACATTATCTTTGAGTTCACTTACTTGACCCATAGACTGCATATCTAAGGTCACAGGCTCTTTAATGGAGCAAAAATTCCCAACTGTAAAACTAAGTAACATACTAAAAAACCTCTTTAATTATACTTTAAAGTATGCAACGAGATATTAAAAACAAAGTCTTTTGAGAAAAAAACTCATATTTACTTATTTTTTACCATTTCCCTTAACTCGGAAACACCGGCCACGATATCTTTTTCCAATGAGTCTATACGATCGAGAATGATCTCGGGTTCATCGTACTGAACTTCTTCGTAGACAATTTCTTTGTAGCGGTTGATTGAGAGGTCATAACCGTTTTCAATAATTTCTTCTTTGGGAACAAAGAATGACTGTGCCGTCCTGGACTGGCCATCCTGGCCATTATTTCGTTCGTGGAAAGATTTAATAATATCAGGAAGATCGGAGCCTTCGATAGGAGCACGTTTATCATCGAGGCTAAAACCATCATTCTTCATATCGTAGAACCAAACTTTGTCGGTGCCACCTTCATCAGTTTTTGTAAAGAGCAAGATAGCCGTACTCACACCAGCATAAGGTTTGAACA harbors:
- a CDS encoding AAA family ATPase is translated as MLLSFTVGNFCSIKEPVTLDMQSMGQVSELKDNVIVSGQNKLLRSTVIYGANGSGKSNVIEAMSFCKNYVRDSIRNQEGDKVKDLVPFLLGDEKGEDPSFFEVEFLIGTSKYRYGFELNRESIVGEWLYVLPEKKRKERELFVRDNEIIEVSKSFKEGKDLEDKTRDNALFLSVCAQFNGAVSKEVLTFFRNFNVISGINDDNYSGYTSSFIENDSNRKLVLDSLNQIGLGIETIVDEELTEERLPHDLPEKIKQHLLETKVLFFERSRYDDKGKKCGSVKIPLSGGESAGTQKYFHLMGPLHDTLTNGKVLVIDELDARLHPKLTLNIIRMFHDPQINNKGAQLIFATHDTNLLASRQFRRDQIYFTEKNNISATELYSLAEVKVRKDASFEKDYLIGRYGAIPFMGGLEFIKQFSDEEM